The proteins below come from a single Aspergillus oryzae RIB40 DNA, chromosome 5 genomic window:
- a CDS encoding uncharacterized protein (predicted protein) gives MESLVDKENRLVVAQTFALASDAATNSKANRALMQGLVDSFAEDRADQKKEKDKKSREQVVLKALAFDETKTNQDSGEPEAFWQTIYRNYLGQRIRGTGEWIFSDHTYVTWEKGQSSRPILAIAGGEGTGKSVLTSTIIKHLNQRKTTKSSDRRITTGYYFLEGNSRDELRNATNLETVAKSLVWQFSQSERIYLKSVAQICEHYGEIDPAEISKHLILGNRDLRQLEHHFLYCH, from the coding sequence ATGGAGAGCCTCGTAGATAAAGAGAATCGCCTGGTGGTTGCGCAGACTTTTGCTCTTGCTTCAGACGCTGCAACCAACTCGAAGGCGAATCGAGCTCTCATGCAGGGTCTTGTGGATTCGTTCGCAGAGGACAGAGCtgatcagaagaaggaaaaggacaagaagtccAGGGAGCAGGTCGTCTTGAAGGCGCTGGCGTTTGATGAGACCAAAACAAATCAAGACAGCGGGGAGCCAGAAGCTTTCTGGCAGACGATCTATCGCAACTATCTCGGGCAGCGTATAAGGGGCACTGGTGAATGGATTTTTAGCGATCACACATATGTTACATGGGAGAAGGGACAGTCCAGTCGACCTATCCTGGCTATTGCGGGTGGTGAAGGAACTGGAAAGAGCGTCCTCACATCCACTATCATCAAGCATCTCAATCAGAGGAAAACCACAAAGAGCTCCGACCGTAGGATCACCACGGGTTATTATTTTCTGGAAGGGAATTCTCGCGATGAGCTAAGAAATGCAACCAACCTTGAGACGGTTGCAAAGTCACTCGTTTGGCAGTTCAGTCAGTCTGAGAGGATCTATCTCAAGTCCGTCGCTCAAATCTGTGAACACTACGGAGAGATCGACCCGGCAGAGATCTCAAAGCACCTGATCCTTGGTAACAGGGATCTGCGCCAACTTGAACATCACTTTTTatattgtcattga
- a CDS encoding uncharacterized protein (predicted protein), with the protein MGNLLEVLGLPRLAETRARQALMFNPQDWRASYLLAKLVGTKEGIKILAAAIQARLASDSQWQRDPVQRIRFAKLLYMFGLLHWEDKCPSTAIAYCKMAMELDPTNYGRVTMVLSSLATEGRWQDIIVSLKGVKNSAHISQGLAEMVIELWNADRFHQIFLQAALRTKHFDMLEETYELAINLLLERQDRATLVNVRYHYATAIYSLRDRESKAIAEWENVLTEVPQSHLYTILPLLVSKLGPLYLHKARTSGDDTEAASSYLEKIETLIPDGAPGSDALLPPKLYLARYYQTQGDVLRVKQITREIVKQALKILSDDDQDNDRYAYFSLLNVFLPLEDSRNMLASLAMLSFNTSDTAIIHYNGDCGNSWSYLGDMLWSKDCIDFQIDEKCHRKLCDGALPFTVCDRSHDFLHIPGRESIMQDIPVGCVPFGEAAIPLDEWMELVRKNYVYIEH; encoded by the coding sequence ATGGGCAACCTCCTGGAAGTGCTTGGGCTCCCCAGGCTCGCAGAGACTAGAGCTCGTCAAGCCTTAATGTTTAATCCACAAGACTGGCGAGCTTCATATCTGCTAGCCAAATTAGTCGGGACGAAAGAGGGAATTAAGATCCTAGCCGCTGCTATTCAAGCACGCCTTGCGTCCGACAGCCAGTGGCAACGGGATCCTGTCCAGCGCATCAGGTTTGCCAAGCTCCTATACATGTTTGGGCTACTTCACTGGGAAGACAAATGTCCGAGCACAGCCATTGCCTACTGCAAAATGGCAATGGAACTTGACCCTACGAACTATGGCCGGGTGACAATGGTTCTGAGTTCTCTCGCTACTGAGGGTCGGTGGCAAGATATTATAGTATCTTTGAAAGGAGTCAAGAATTCGGCACACATCTCACAGGGATTGGCCGAGATGGTAATCGAGCTCTGGAACGCTGACCGGTTCCACCAGATTTTCCTGCAAGCAGCACTACGAACAAAGCACTTCGATATGCTCGAAGAGACATACGAACTTGcaatcaatctccttctAGAGCGCCAGGACCGTGCCACATTAGTTAACGTCCGATATCATTATGCTACAGCAATATACTCACTGCGCGATCGTGAATCCAAGGCGATTGCCGAGTGGGAGAACGTTTTGACCGAAGTTCCCCAATCCCATTTATATACCATTCTACCATTGTTGGTTAGCAAACTCGGTCCTCTCTATCTCCACAAGGCACGGACGTCGGGGGATGACACAGAGGCTGCGTCCTCGTACCTCGAAAAGATAGAGACCTTGATTCCTGACGGAGCGCCTGGGAGCGACGCACTCCTTCCGCCAAAGCTTTATCTAGCGCGGTACTACCAGACACAGGGAGACGTGCTACGAGTGAAACAAATCACTCGAGAGATCGTGAAACAGGCTCTTAAAATACTGTCTGACGATgaccaagacaatgacagaTACGCTTATTTTAGTTTATTAAATGTGTTTCTACCATTAGAGGATAGTAGAAATATGCTCGCAAGTTTGGCAATGCTGTCATTCAACACCTCCGACACGGCAATTATCCACTATAATGGAGACTGCGGGAATTCTTGGTCATATTTGGGAGACATGCTGTGGTCTAAGGATTGCATCGACTTCCAGATTGACGAGAAATGTCATCGGAAACTTTGCGATGGCGCCCTTCCGTTCACCGTTTGTGATAGGAGCCATGACTTTCTCCACATTCCCGGGCGGGAGTCAATTATGCAGGATATTCCAGTGGGCTGCGTGCCTTTCGGAGAAGCGGCTATCCCTTTGGACGAATGGATGGAGCTGGTTAGAAAAAATTATGTTTACATTGAGCACTGA
- a CDS encoding A4/G1 family peptidase (predicted protein) yields the protein MKLFAILSSTVLASVALASPLTLERRARNAARLQARVAQRHSNLPFKAGTNEILHLNETTHEECQSAILQTGVDFCIDSSGTTSDAWYEWFPDYSHDFSGISISAGDKVKVTVDASSKTAGTAIVENLTTGKTVSHTFAGQDDNALCETNAEWIMEDFSSFLSLVPFANFGTVTFTDISATSGDSSVGASNATIIDIQQNNKTLTSSSASDTEVTIKYIG from the exons ATGAAGCTCTTTGCTATCCTTTCTTCCACTGTGCTTGCCAGCGTTGCTCTGGCCTCTCCCCTCACGCTGGAACGTCGCGCCCGTAACGCTGCTCGGCTTCAGGCTCGTGTAGCTCAGCGTCATAGCAACTTGCCCTTCAAAGCGGGCACCAACGAGATTCTTCACTTGAATGAGACCACTCATGAAGA GTGCCAGTCCGCCATCCTGCAGACCGGTGTGGATTTCTGTATCGATAGCAGTGGCACCACCTCTGACGCCTGGTATGAATGGTTCCCTGACTATTCCCACGACTTCAGCGGTATCAGTATCTCGGCTGGCGATAAAGTCAAGGTCACTGTCGACGCGTCTAGCAAGACCGCAGGAACTGCCATCGTGGAGAATCTGACCACTGGCAAGACTGTTTCCCATACGTTCGCTGGCCAGGATGACAACGCTCTTTGCGAGACGAATGCGGAGTGGATCATGGAggacttctcctctttcttgtcgcTCGTTCCTTTCGCCAATTTTGGCACTGTCACTTTCACGGATATTAGCGCCACCAGCGGTGATTCTTCCGTCGGCGCTTCGAATGCTACCATCATCGATATCCAGCAGAATAATAAGACTTTGACctcgtcttcggcttccGATACCGAAGTTACCATCAAGTATATTGGCTAG
- a CDS encoding uncharacterized protein (predicted protein) gives MFSLWRRILPQRVANTGSQLRDHQANERTFLSWTRMGLGFAAMALALGRLDAVDHMLSSALSSSKLNLVVGSENATATVAATPAPVQSGDTSHRNSQEHPSSLLFFNHNGGFSATTFCQAISIWSFGYGIFRYLSVRKSLLKGQFTPAIWGPVLMTTGCLGVFGTMGMWVEQKNASKMAKQGS, from the coding sequence ATGTTCTCTTTATGGCGCCGAATACTCCCTCAACGCGTAGCCAACACGGGCTCACAACTACGCGATCACCAAGCCAACGAGCgcacttttctctcttggACACGCATGGGCCTAGGCTTCGCAGCGATGGCTCTAGCACTCGGCCGTCTGGATGCAGTCGACCACATGCTCTCGTCAGCCCTGTCAAGCAGCAAATTGAACCTGGTCGTCGGTTCGGAAAACGCCACAGCCACAGTTGCAGCCACACCTGCGCCCGTGCAGTCCGGCGATACCAGCCACAGAAACAGCCAAGAACATCCAAGCAGTTTATTGTTTTTCAACCACAATGGCGGATTTTCTGCTACGACTTTCTGTCAAGCTATTAGTATTTGGTCGTTCGGGTATGGTATCTTCAGATACCTGTCTGTGCGGAAGAGTCTGCTCAAGGGGCAGTTCACTCCGGCTATCTGGGGCCCTGTGCTTATGACGACTGGGTGTTTGGGGGTATTTGGGACTATGGGTATGTGGGTTGAGCAGAAGAATGCGTCGAAGATGGCGAAGCAGGGTTCATAA
- a CDS encoding uncharacterized protein (predicted protein), whose product MVRTVLEESSRFVPQGLDPATNNELSEIWSRVQSRVLALADGDQRNIRPLGVNDVLSHLDAAQKKDKVSSWKVKDIKDSFNKTLLFIQTVSSIAAGAASQSTTSMGVWTRN is encoded by the exons ATGGTCAGAACAGTTCTCGAAGAGTCATCGCGTTTTGTACCGCAGGGACTCGACCCTGCTACCAACAATGAGCTGTCGGAAATATGGAGTCGTGTTCAGAGTCGGGTGTTGGCGCTAGCCGATGGGGACCAGCGCAATATCAGACCGCTCGGTGTAAACGACGTGCTGTCGCACCTTGACGCGgcccagaagaaagacaaggtgTCTTCTTGGAAGGTCAAGGACATCAAAGACTCATTCAACAAAACTTTACTGTTCATCCAAACAGTGAGCAGTATAGCGGCAGGGGCTGCGTCACAG AGTACCACGTCCATGGGGGTATGGACACGAAATTGA
- a CDS encoding uncharacterized protein (predicted protein) yields MSLSLCAPWRLLYAILLTIALVNAQQPSEEDFSPRDTITRDVCILGGGATGTYAAIRLKDMNQSIVVIERNDRLGGHTETLYVENGGHVDYGVQGVFNYNISRNFFNRLGVQYKPVTPGSLINKYVNFKTGHEVSHPSGVLDTVAALLVYRTAIQKFDYLKDGIYNLPDPVPEELLWPFSKFVEKYKFEGALNVIYTFANALGDMLASPTLYVIQLFGISHIDIFLQGGYITPNNGTYELYRKASEELGTDVVYNSKATKATRSDTEIKIITQDTSGKKILIKAKNLLITFPPIPENLKGFDLSPEEISLSSKLFWKTYYVAVLKNTGIPNNINVHNVDPDEKPGNLPVAPFQWALQDMGPNNYLASKLIGDMNFTDTQAQELIIGDLDRMGTAGTFDIRKDWEMAAFGNHNPTTLMVGVDDIKDGFYSRFYDLQGRRGTYWTGLTLVSDYSALLWKYTESVVERIVKGE; encoded by the coding sequence ATGTCCCTCTCGCTGTGCGCCCCCTGGCGCCTCCTATACGCTATACTTCTCACAATAGCCCTTGTAAACGCCCAACAACCCTCAGAAGAAGACTTCTCTCCGCGAGACACAATAACACGCGATGTGTGCATTCTCGGCGGAGGTGCAACAGGCACCTACGCAGCGATCCGTCTAAAAGACATGAATCAAAGTATAGTAGTCATCGAACGCAACGATCGTCTCGGCGGGCATACAGAAACCCTATACGTCGAAAACGGTGGCCACGTCGATTACGGTGTGCAAGGCGTCTTCAACTACAATATCTCGAGGAATTTCTTCAATCGACTCGGCGTACAATATAAACCGGTCACCCCGGGTTCGCTCATCAATAAATACGTTAACTTCAAAACCGGGCACGAGGTCTCTCATCCCTCTGGCGTCTTAGACACCGTCGCCGCCCTCCTCGTATACCGTACTGCTATCCAGAAATTCGACTACCTCAAAGACGGCATCTACAACCTTCCGGATCCGGTACCAGAAGAGCTCCTCTGGCCGTTTAGCAAGTTCGTCGAGAAATACAAGTTCGAAGGCGCCCTAAACGTGATATACACGTTCGCCAATGCATTAGGGGACATGCTCGCCAGCCCAACGCTATATGTTATCCAACTATTCGGTATCTCACATATCGACATCTTCCTACAAGGAGGATATATCACGCCAAACAACGGAACGTACGAACTCTACCGCAAAGCCAGCGAGGAACTAGGAACAGACGTGGTCTACAACAGCAAAGCCACGAAAGCCACGCGGTCTGACACCGAGATTAAAATAATCACCCAAGACACCTCGGGCAAGAAAATActcatcaaggccaagaacctcctcatcaccttCCCCCCCATTCCCGAGAATCTAAAAGGTTTCGATCTCTCTCCGGAAGAAATATCCCTCTCATCCAAACTCTTCTGGAAAACATACTACGTCGCCGTTCTCAAGAACACGGGAATCCCTAACAATATAAACGTCCACAACGTCGACCCGGATGAAAAACCGGGTAATCTCCCTGTCGCCCCCTTTCAGTGGGCTCTCCAGGATATGGGTCCTAATAACTACCTCGCGAGTAAACTCATCGGAGACATGAACTTTACGGACACGCAAGCCCAGGAACTCATTATCGGGGACTTAGATCGCATGGGGACGGCGGGCACCTTCGATATCAGGAAAGATTGGGAGATGGCGGCTTTTGGAAACCATAACCCCACGACGTTGATGGTGGGTGTGGATGATATAAAGGATGGGTTTTATAGCAGGTTTTATGATTTGCAGGGTCGGAGGGGCACGTATTGGACGGGTTTGACGCTTGTTTCGGATTATTCGGCTTTGTTGTGGAAATATACGGAGTCTGTTGTTGAGAGGATAGTCAAGGGGGAGTGA
- a CDS encoding M14 family metallopeptidase (predicted protein) — MRTAASTGLFLGLASMASAVMYGYNHVPLIKDTEIVAGAFENVNDIELLSPAFLTPNVRLPGFPNGTQGPSSQDDMEAFLEQLAERNDYMTYRTANFTSEEGRSFPYAHLSAGHSVSKVRVWIQGAVHGNEPAGDEATQALLGKFDGDQEWAASILDKLELVVLPRYNPDGVFYFQRTLATNYDPNRDHIKLARQQTRDIKQLMNEFNPHVIVDMHEYFAGSRFGDGQYVHGCDGLYSAAKNLNINEGIRKLSEELFAKNIAEDMNAAGMRAEPYVTGSSAASGSNFVADFAEAGTDGKIGRNAMGLTQAVVFLLEMRGIAIADQEFQRRTAAGLTMLGSIVQTAADNADEVLQTVEDGIKEFIASDDDVIVTDYSKTEIRPFAMVDVKNGSIVYPPVRFASTTPSFANLTRSRPEAYLIPVAWADLAERLKVSGLEVETLDKPFEGTVEALTITSAEVDTSYYEGVIRVTVTTETSEREVRLPAGSFRVSTRQKNAALAMVALEPENIDSYVSFNIVPVEESDEYPIFRITS, encoded by the exons ATGAGAACCGCTGCCTCTACAGGTCTCTTCTTAGGCCTTGCCTCTATGGCGAGTGCTGTTATGTATGGATACAACCACGTTCCTCTCATAAAGGACACTGAAATAGTTGCCGGTGCCTTCGAGAACGTCAATGATATTGAACTCCTGTCCCCAGCCTTTTTGACGCCCAATGTCCGGCTTCCTGGCTTCCCTAACGGCACTCAAGGGCCGTCTTCTCAAGATGACATGG AGGCATTCCTCGAGCAACTGGCCGAACGCAACGATTACATGACCTATCGCACCGCTAACTTCACCTCGGAAGAGGGCCGCTCTTTCCCCTACGCCCACCTCTCCGCTGGTCACTCCGTCTCTAAAGTGCGCGTGTGGATCCAGGGCGCCGTTCATGGTAACGAACCCGCTGGCGACGAGGCCACACAGGCCCTCCTGGGCAAGTTCGACGGCGACCAGGAGTGGGCTGCCTCCATTCTTGACAAGCTAGAGCTGGTCGTTCTGCCGAGGTATAATCCCGATGGCGTTTTCTACTTCCAGCGCACTCTAGCGACCAACTATGACCCTAACCGCGACCATATCAAGCTTGCTCGCCAGCAGACGCGTGATATAAAACAGCTCATGAACGAATTCAATCCTCATGTTATAGTCGATATGCACGAGTACTTTGCTGGGTCGCGTTTTGGCGACGGGCAGTATGTCCACGGCTGCGACGGCCTGTACTCGGCCGCCAAGAACCTCAATATCAATGAGGGTATCCGCAAACTCTCCGAGGAGCTCTTTGCTAAGAATATTGCCGAAGATATGAATGCCGCCGGTATGCGCGCCGAGCCATACGTTACCGgctcttctgctgcttcggGTTCCAACTTCGTCGCCGACTTCGCCGAGGCGGGAACTGACGGCAAGATTGGTCGCAATGCTATGGGATTAACCCAGGCTgtcgtcttccttcttgagaTGCGCGGCATTGCAATCGCTGACCAGGAGTTCCAGCGACGCACTGCCGCCGGTCTGACCATGCTGGGCAGTATTGTCCAGACTGCTGCCGATAATGCTGATGAGGTTCTCCAGACCGTCGAGGACGGCATCAAAGAGTTCATAGCATCGGACGACGATGTTATCGTCACTGATTACAGCAAGACTGAGATCCGCCCCTTCGCTATGGTCGACGTTAAGAATGGTAGCATAGTATACCCTCCTGTACGCTTCGCATCAACGACACCCTCCTTCGCTAACCTCACTCGCTCCCGCCCTGAGGCCTACCTGATACCAGTGGCTTGGGCCGACCTCGCCGAGCGGCTTAAGGTGTCTGGTTTGGAAGTAGAGACGCTGGACAAGCCGTTTGAGGGGACGGTCGAGGCGCTAACTATCACATCCGCCGAGGTGGACACCTCCTATTATGAGGGCGTGATTCGCGTGACAGTGACGACGGAGACCAGTGAGCGCGAGGTAAGGCTACCGGCGGGTAGCTTTCGCGTGAGCACAAGACAGAAGAATGCGGCGCTGGCGATGGTGGCGCTGGAGCCGGAGAACATTGACTCCTACGTCTCGTTCAATATTGTGCCAGTGGAGGAGTCAGATGAGTACCCAATCTTCAGGATAACGTCTTAG
- a CDS encoding putative allergen (predicted protein), with protein sequence MQFTKSLLLLAALTTGSLAHRVHGHARRQSPSATMSAVPSSSGSASGGSWTATPASGSYSTAGFGASTANSGSGNTYAGNVGNPWGSNIIEVSESDASNYKYVAAISGQNTEPWTVVFWNKYGPDGKMDGWYGNSAVTFTLNAGETNLPTDSDGGYACTWGEFDFGSNGNSGWSGFDVSAIMAQNAGLTVQGMKMCDVLSGTCSSITTDAASVDNAYTSAETDIGGIGGNISGDGAVRIAVTIDYSG encoded by the exons ATGCAGTTCACAAAGTCCCTCCTGCTGCTGGCAGCCCTCACCACTGGTTCCCTTGCACACCGCGTGCACGGCCACGCAAGACGCCAGTCACCCTCCGCCACTATGTCTGCCGttccctcctcctctggCTCTGCTTCCGGTGGATCTTGGACCGCCACACCTGCTAGCGGATCCTACTCGACTGCTGGATTTGGCGCTTCCACTGCCAACAGCGGTTCTGGTAACACCTACGCAGGCAATGTCGGCAACCCCTGGGGTAGCAATATCATCGAGGTGTCCGAGAGCGACGCCTCGAACTACAAGTACGTCGCCGCCATCTCGGGCCAGAACACCGAGCCGTGGACGGTTGTCTTCTGGAACAAGTACGGCCCCGACGGCAAGATGGACGGCTGGTACGGCAACTCCGCCGTGACCTTCACCCTCAACGCCGGCGAGACCAA CCTTCCCACCGACTCCGACGGCGGCTACGCCTGCACCTGGGGTGAATTCGACTTCGGCAGCAACGGTAACTCGGGCTGGTCCGGCTTCGATGTCTCCGCTATCATGGCCCAGAACGCTGGTCTCACTGTCCAGGGTATGAAGATGTGTGACGTCCTCAGTGGTACCTGCTCTTCTATCACTACTGATGCCGCATCGGTGGACAATGCTTATACCTCCGCCGAGACTGATATTGGTGGTATCGGTGGTAACATCTCTGGCGACGGCGCGGTCCGTATCGCTGTTACTATCGACTACAGCGGCTAG
- a CDS encoding uncharacterized protein (predicted protein): MSIRTIFGPDCPGRCKQGTLATDNRGNKKMNESRSEKELLEINEIIRWIVYGKDLLTPKQMLAALYIRNGETSLLPLEQKFKIKYPLFEVDRNGKVDFRSSEIERYIPLKKTTHDLEDSYSKEAVQAAEVAMVKHFLLTVCPSEVYTKLKFDAYLAQLSKPKGRRINKDEPHTGETKMALTCLDVLTEKTDRKRTRLLTYARKYLINHLSTVDLALADIACKSAVGVLLAKLFTEGSSIDILLHCAESVDDPNLRYKIRRYWLYSNDSVNTILRWFGDSAVTSEITDTATRAWVASVASEAESDEDLMRPAAERMAVHFLQEAHSESFTKDAFLFIAGFVNKVSSALLNQLEILAEP, encoded by the exons ATGTCTATCA GGACAATATTCGGGCCAGATT GCCCTGGACGATGCAAGCAAGGAACGCTCGCAACAGATAACcgaggaaataaaaagatgAATGAAAGCCGCTCTGAAAAAGAACTCTTGGAAATAAATGAGATTATACGGTGGATTGTTTACGGCAAGGATCTCCTCACACCAAAGCAGATGTTAGCAGCTCTATATATACGAAATGGAGAGACATCGTTGCTGCCCCTTGAGCAGAAATTTAAGATAAAATATCCACTGTTCGAAGTGGATAGGAACGGCAAGGTCGATTTCCGATCTTCTGAGATTGAACGTTACATTCCGCTGAAAAAGACCACCCACGACTTGGAGGATTCGTATAGCAAAGAGGCAGTACAAGCCGCAGAAGTTGCCATGGTCAAACACTTCCTTCTCACGGTGTGCCCCTCAGAGGTTTACACCAAGCTGAAGTTTGACGCCTACCTCGCGCAACTGTCAAAGCCCAAGGGTAGACGTATCAACAAGGATGAACCGCATACGGGCGAGACAAAGATGGCCTTGACCTGTTTAGACGTCTTGACAGAAAAGACTGATCGAAAACGAACACGACTCCTTACTTACGCACGAAAATACCTCATAAATCATTTGTCAACTGTTGATCTAGCGCTGGCAGATATCGCTTGCAAAAGCGCAGTGGGTGTACTCTTGGCAAAATTGTTTACTGAGGGCAGTTCAATCGATATCTTGCTACATTGTGCTGAGTCTGTTGATGATCCTAATCTTCGATATAAGATTCGACGTTATTGGCTTTACAGTAATGACAGTGTTAATACCATCCTCAGATGGTTTGGAGACTCTGCTGTTACCTCCGAGATTACCGACACGGCAACACGGGCTTGGGTGGCGAGTGTGGCCTCAGAAGCAGAGTCTGATGAAGACCTAATGAGACCTGCTGCAGAGAGAATGGCAGTGCATTTCCTGCAAGAGGCGCATTCAGAATCATTCACAAAGGACGCGTTCCTCTTCATTGCAGGCTTCGTAAATAAGGTAAGTAGCGCTCTCTTGAATCAGCTCGAAATACTAGCCGAGCCTTAG
- a CDS encoding uncharacterized protein (uncharacterized conserved protein): MSSEASAEDMNLVAEYLGDRRIQDLSSSPSVDCIVICASAILYQAEHLFQVLQDRPSLSKCLVLCGGVGHSTHFMYEAVAQHPRFSQIAQDIHGLPEARVLERILDTFFDRSAITDGGCMILVEDKSTNCGLNASLSRKILDAAGFHNLKTCIIIQDPTMMLRTKASFQKAYEDSLSSPSFISCPIIVPHMQRTEGSGLKYQTLPLGNAWWPLDRFLELIVGEVPRLRDDENGYGPRGKRFIPHVEVPEHVEEAWSRLRVVSNACR, translated from the coding sequence atgtcttcCGAAGCAAGCGCCGAAGATATGAACCTTGTGGCCGAATATCTCGGCGATCGACGGATCCAAGACCtatcctcatctccatcggtGGACTGTATCGTCATCTGCGCGTCGGCAATTCTTTATCAAGCCGAACATCTGTTCCAGGTACTCCAAGACCGACCGTCCTTAAGCAAATGTTTGGTTCTATGTGGTGGCGTGGGCCACTCCACCCATTTCATGTATGAAGCTGTTGCACAACACCCTCGCTTTTCGCAGATTGCACAAGACATCCACGGTTTACCCGAAGCTCGTGTCTTGGAGAGGATCCTGGATACATTCTTTGACCGATCTGCCATCACGGATGGAGGTTGTATGATCTTGGTTGAAGATAAATCGACCAATTGTGGCCTAAATGCCTCGCTGAGTCGGAAGATACTTGATGCAGCAGGATTCCACAACCTCAAGACATGTATCATAATTCAAGATCCTACGATGATGCTGCGAACAAAAGCCTCATTCCAGAAGGCGTACGAGGACAGCCTGTCGTCTCCCTCTTTCATAAGCTGTCCGATAATAGTCCCACACATGCAGAGAACCGAAGGTTCGGGGTTAAAATATCAAACTCTACCACTGGGAAACGCATGGTGGCCACTGGATCGATTTTTAGAGTTGATAGTGGGGGAAGTCCCCAGACTGAGggatgatgaaaatgggTATGGGCCAAGGGGAAAGAGGTTCATTCCTCATGTGGAGGTTCCAGAgcatgttgaagaagcatggTCACGACTACGGGTTGTTTCAAACGCCTGTCGGTGA
- a CDS encoding isocitrate lyase/PEP mutase family protein (PEP phosphonomutase and related enzymes), with product MPQSNTPYPFTFTNPTGVQSTNGTTQTIPLTIPNVRGTIPSLQTSRLRTMMLEARRDPAKILAFPCSYDGLSSRLIEEAGFPMLFLSGFAVSSSYGLPDTGYIAMEEMCQKVQETVRVTSLPIMVDGDTGYGSPMNVRRTVEAFAAAGAAGVMIEDQTWLKRCGHTKGKSVVSRGEAYARIQAACDARNEGRDIFILARTDALILGWEEAMTRAKEFKRLGADAVFVEALPDRESMQRCVEELDMPMLANIIEGGKTENLSAKELAQLGFAAVAYPWTLVAARLKSVRDALEGLKQSMVEGTAPPMILGYSEVCEGVGFNRYWDQETRYEYDQNGLINP from the exons ATGCCGCAATCAAATACCCCCTACCCCTTTACATTCACCAACCCAACCGGAGTACAATCCACAAACGGAACAACCCAAACCATACCCCTCACCATCCCCAATGTCCGCGGCACGATCCCCTCCCTCCAAACATCCCGTCTCCGCACAATGATGCTCGAAGCGCGTCGCGATCCCGCCAAGATCCTGGCTTTCCCGTGTAGCTACGACGGACTATCCTCGCGTCTGATCGAGGAAGCCGGGTTCCCAATGCTGTTTTTGTCCGGCTTTGCGGTGTCTAGTTCATACGGGCTGCCTGATACGGGGTATATTGCTATGGAGGAGATGTGCCAGAAAGTTCAGGAGACGGTGAGGGTGACTAGTCTTCCGATCATGGTCGATGGGGATACGGGGTATGGGAGTCCGATGAATGTTCGGCGGACGGTGGAGGCGTTTGCGGCTGCTGGGGCGGCAGGGGTGATGATTGAGGATCAGACGTGGCTTAAGC GATGCGGCCATACAAAGGGGAAATCAGTTGTTTCGCGCGGTGAAGCCTACGCTCGGATCCAAGCGGCCTGCGACGCCCGGAATGAAGGGCGGGATATTTTTATCCTTGCCAGAACGGACGCCTTGATACTTGGATGGGAGGAAGCGATGACGCGGGCGAAGGAGTTCAAGAGACTAGGGGCCGATGCGGTGTTTGTTGAAGCCCTGCCGGACAGGGAGTCGATGCAGCGCTGCgttgaggagttggatatGCCCATGCTGGCTAATATTATTGAAGGGGGCAAAACGGAGAATCTCTCTGCGAAGGAGCTTGCTCAATTGGGTTTCGCTGCTGTGGCATATCCGTGGACGTTGGTCGCGGCGAGATTGAAGAGTGTTCGGGATGCGCTGGAAGGGCTGAAACAGAGCATGGTTGAGGGTACGGCACCGCCTATGATTTTGGGATACTCTGAAGTGTGCGAGGGCGTTGGGTTCAATAGATACTGG GATCAAGAGACACGTTACGAATATGATCAAAACGGGCTCATAAACCCTTAG